CTGGTCCTACACCTCCAAGGCAAAAACCGTTCCCCTGGAAAAATCCATCAAATTCCTGATCAACAACACGGTCAAGGACGGCAACCTGCTTTACAACATCGGGCCTACGCCGCTGGGCGCCTTTGACCCGGAACAGGCCAACATCTTCCTGTCCATGGGTAAATGGATAGCCCCCTACCGGGAAGCCATCTACAACACCCGCGGCGGCCCCTACGTTGAACAGCCCTGGGGCGGAAGCTGCTACAAGACAAACGCCAATGGAAAAAAAACCGTCTATCTCCACGTCAGCCCGCTGATCGCCCAGAACGGAAAAGCGCTGAAAGGCTCCGAACCGCTGTTCATCAAGGACCTCGGGGAGAAATTCACGAAAGCGGCCGTCATCGTGAACGGAAACGGCAACGGGAAAGCCGCCAAGCTGGAAAAGGAAGACGGCCAGTATAAAATCACGCTGCCCGCGGGCGTAACCTGGGACAGCCTGGACACCGTCATCAAACTCCAGTAACCCTCTTTCTCCCGTCTGGAGAGAGCATGCAGAAAGCCGGGTCCGGTATCACGCCGGGCCCGGCTTTTTATTCCGGAAAACAGCACTACCATCGTAACTCCTGACAGCCGCACTGCCGGAAACCGGGGCATCCGGCCCTTGTAAAAGAATGTCCCCGTCCCGCCCCGGAACAGGTTCAAAGGTGAAGGATACCCCAGGTTAAAGGGTGGGCAAAGCATGAAGGCCGGGAAACCGGACGTGCCCGGTTGGGCGGAATGCGAAGCATGGCCCCTCCTTTCCGTCCAGCCGCAACGCGGTTTCCCGGCTCTTGGAAAGCATGCTTCCCTGCAAGCGGAGCCGCAGGCAAATTAAAACCCCGCAGCGGCATGAAACCGCAGCGGGGCCGTTTTCCTTAATCAGGGAATAAGGGAAAGGAAGTAATGATTACTTGCTCTGCGCCTTCTTGGCGGCGTCAATCTGGGCCTTGATCTGATCCTTGTTGGCAAGGATGCCGGCCTTGATGCGGGGAGCCCGCTGTCCGGCTTCCGTACCCGGCTTCAATTCGGCAACCTTGTCCAGAATCAGCACGGCGCCGTCCACGTCACCGGTGGAATTCAGGTAGGTACCAAACTCCATCATCAGCAAATCCTGCTGGGTTTCCGGAAGAAGCTTGTCGCGGTCCGGGTAGGCCTTCACCACCTGGAGGGCTTCCGCAGGCGTGGTCTTGTCCGTCAGCTTGCCGGCAAGATAATCCTGCACATCCTTCTGTTCCTTCTTGAGCTGGTCGGCGTGGGCGTCCGCGGCTTTCAGTCCGGACTTGTCATCCTTGTCCAGCTTCTTGATTTCAGCCTTCACATCGCCGTAAAAAGTATCCACATAATCCTGGGGAGCCAGCTTGAGGACTTCCATCAGGGCGGCAACCTTGGCTTCATCCGTGGTGGCCTTGGCAACATTTGCCTCGGCGGCCTGCAGGGCTTCCTTGTTCTTCAAGGCCTCCTGCATGGACTTCATCACGTCTTCCTTGGAACGGCCGCCTACAAACCCGCCGAACGGCTTGCCGGAGGCATCCGCATACACGATCGTCGGGAACCCCTGCACGCCGTACTGCTGGGCCAGCTTGTCATTGGCGGCTTTCATTTCCTTGGACTGTTCCTTGTTACGCGGATAATCCAGTTCCACCAGAACGAAATCCTTGGAAGCTTCCTTCTGGAAATCAGGCTTGCTGAACACATTGGCGCGGAGCTGCATGCAGGGCGGGCACCAGTCCGAACCGGTGAACTCGATCATGAGGTCCTTCTTCTGTTCGGCGGCCTGCTTCTTGGCGGCATCCATATCGGTAACCCAGCCTTCCGCGGCAAAACAAGGAGCAACGCAGGCGGCAACAACTATTGGCAGAATTTGTCTAATCATATCTACTATTTAATATTGAAGAGTCGGACACCCCGCGTCAATCTCCTGTTCAATCATTTTTGGAAAATTTCCAAAAGGACGCGTCTTCACAGGGAAAACGGCGCGCGCCTCCCCAGGAAAAAATCCTCTGCACCTTGGG
This DNA window, taken from Akkermansia muciniphila, encodes the following:
- a CDS encoding thioredoxin fold domain-containing protein produces the protein MIRQILPIVVAACVAPCFAAEGWVTDMDAAKKQAAEQKKDLMIEFTGSDWCPPCMQLRANVFSKPDFQKEASKDFVLVELDYPRNKEQSKEMKAANDKLAQQYGVQGFPTIVYADASGKPFGGFVGGRSKEDVMKSMQEALKNKEALQAAEANVAKATTDEAKVAALMEVLKLAPQDYVDTFYGDVKAEIKKLDKDDKSGLKAADAHADQLKKEQKDVQDYLAGKLTDKTTPAEALQVVKAYPDRDKLLPETQQDLLMMEFGTYLNSTGDVDGAVLILDKVAELKPGTEAGQRAPRIKAGILANKDQIKAQIDAAKKAQSK